A section of the Capsicum annuum cultivar UCD-10X-F1 unplaced genomic scaffold, UCD10Xv1.1 ctg1744, whole genome shotgun sequence genome encodes:
- the LOC124890439 gene encoding uncharacterized mitochondrial protein AtMg00860-like, with amino-acid sequence MHLQCVFDVLRKERLYVNLEKCSFGVNEVVFLGFVVSLRGVEVDESKIDATKNWPTPQTIREVRNFHRLASFYRKFVKRFSTIAAPLTTVIQKDQPFKWDEEQAKAFETLKAILVSTPLLQLPNFDKTFEVECDASKVGIGAVLMQDLKLIAYFSKKLKGSNLNYSTYDLELYALIQALATWQHYLWPKEFMIQTNRESLKHLRVQDKLNKRHAKSIEFLETFPYVIQYKKDKDNIVAGFV; translated from the coding sequence atgcatttacaatgtgtgtttgatgtccttagaAAGGAAAGGTTGTATGTAAATCTGGAGAAGTGCTCTTTTggtgttaatgaagttgttttcttgggttttgttgttagTTTAAGAGGGGTTGAAGTGGATGAATCAAAGATAGATGCTACAAAAAATTGGCCAACCCCGCAAACCATTAGAGAAGTAAGAAACTTCCACAGGTTAGCTAGTTTCTATAGAAAGTTTGTCAAAAGATTCAGCACCATAGCCGCTCCTTTGACCACGGTCATTCAAAAAGACCAACCCTTCAAGTGGGATGAAGagcaagctaaggcttttgaaACCTTGAAAGCTATTCTTGTTTCCACGCCTTTATTACAATTGCCCAACTTTGATAAGACATTCGAAGTTGAGTGCGATGCTAGTAAAGTGGGCAtaggggctgttttgatgcaagatttaaaaCTCATTGCTTATTTTAGTAAAAAGCTCAAAGGATCAAATCTAAACTACTCCACGTACGAtctagagttgtatgccttgattcaAGCTTTGGCCACTTGGCAGCACTATTTATGGCCCAAGGAGTTCATGATCCAAACGAACCGTGAATCCTTAAAGCATCTTCGGGtacaagacaagcttaacaagCGGCATGCAAAAtcgattgagtttcttgaaaccttcccttatgttattcaatacaaaaaaGATAAGGACAACATAGTAGCCGGCTTTGTCTAG
- the LOC124890440 gene encoding ATP-dependent Clp protease proteolytic subunit has translation MPIGVPKVPFRGPGEANPLWVDVYNRLYRERLLFLGQGINSEISNQLIGLMVYLSIEDETKELYLFINSPRGWVIPGVAIYDTMQFVRPDVNTVCMGLAASMGSFILVGGEITKRLAFPHAWVMMHQPASGFYMAQVTECVVEAEELLKLRETLTGVYVQRTGKPFWVVSEDMERDVFMSATEAQAYGIVDLVAIQ, from the exons atgCCTATTGGTGTTCCGAAAGTTCCCTTCCGAGGTCCTGGAGAGGCAAATCCACTTTGGGTTGACGTATA CAACCGACTTTATCGAGAAAGATTACTTTTTTTAGGCCAAGGTATTAATAGCGAGATTTCGAATCAACTTATTGGTCTTATGGTATATCTCAGTATCGAGGATGAGACCAAAGAGCTGTATTTGTTTATAAACTCTCCTAGGGGCTGGGTAATACCTGGGGTGGCTATTTATGATACTATGCAATTTGTGCGACCAGATGTCAATACAGTATGCATGGGATTAGCCGCTTCAATGGGATCTTTTATCCTGGTCGGAGGAGAAATTACCAAACGTCTAGCATTCCCTCACGCTTG GGTAATGATGCATCAACCTGCTAGTGGTTTTTATATGGCACAAGTAACCGAATGTGTCGTGGAAGCGGAAGAACTGCTGAAACTGCGTGAAACCCTCACAGGGGTTTATGTACAACGAACGGGCAAACCCTTCTGGGTTGTATCCGAAGATATGGAAAGAGATGTTTTTATGTCAGCAACAGAAGCACAAGCTTATGGAATTGTTGATCTTGTAGCGATTCAATGA